A segment of the Ipomoea triloba cultivar NCNSP0323 chromosome 1, ASM357664v1 genome:
aataTTCTACCACCCATTTTAAGagagaagctttctttcccttatctcttttcttttgcaagatttatttCTTGtgattttgtgttctttatgctatttaatcatgagtagttagtttatgggcttgagttagggttgtattatctattttgatgcttaagttgtgGTTATTGTGAAAAAAgggaagaaccccaacctagggttcatgtgtTTGAGTTGTGTCTTTAATCTATCTTGCAATAGTTGATGCGTAgcaattgttgtttgtgtttggaaagtctctcatctcaatgggaattggatggaagacttgagccttCCCAATCTCGAACTCAATTTCcattctatggaaataggggtagattagggtttaaatagcttttgttcttcaagaacttgggttgatacaccatgggaaTGGAGCAACCTTTGTTATAATCCTTATGGAAACTTGGATTTATTAGTGCTAGCCTCTAGAACCTAGgtaaaatgttcttcccccaaacttaagtgttaaagaatctagatggtaatgcccctaacttgagtcctatttctttattttttatttatctattttttatatgtgtttgttctaccttgttgCCGTTttcttagcttcttgttgattttcttgtgctagtgcctagttttgtgattgcatattgtgTGCCATAACACTCAATCCTCAGCgaaacgacatttcacacccgtacactcaccatcactcatttttgctacatgtcaccaccaaaatgcatgaaaatactCATGATTGCTTCTAAAGCTTTCCAAACCAAATTCCTTGCAAAATAATACAATTTAGTCATAatctcatgaaatttggaatgatctataagCAAAATGGCTTAGGGAAAGGggagaaaatatagaaaaataagcacttatcaaatattgaaatgtttttggaGTTGGAACCTTGAAATAAGAGGCTGAGAAGTGGAAAATAATGTTGCAAATTAAAAGTGGTTGCAATATAAGAAGGAGATTAGATGTGAATTTCCTACTTTACTCATTCAATAATATGGTGTTTTTTGGGTTTTCCGTCAAGTTGAGACGGAAACCTAACGCCAGGGACCCAACTTGCCACTTCGCTCATAACTGAGGGgtagtaaaaaatgaaaatgactatAACTGATGGATTGAGTCGGAACTTTGGTATAACTAAATAACCTAAGatgcaattttttctttttattttatataaaaaaaaataactcttTGTATTAAGGTGTCataaaatgtcactcttaaagATTGAGTAAAACATTTTGTAGCCCACATGATTAAATTAGTTTGTTACTCAGGTAGTCATGTGTTATATTGATGAGGGTGAGGACTAGGATCTAGTTCTAATAGTCGCAATATGAGAGTTTCACTTAATGTGGTAGGTTCCTTTTGGATACTAGGCATTAATTCTCCCATCTAAGAGATCACTGAGTCACCATAATTTACTCATTCACAATCTTATTGACTCGAAGTGTAAAGACAATGGGGGCTAGGGACTTCGCTTTTAGAGGGTGAGAAAAACATTTTGTAAACAAGTTTTTCTTTTATCCTAATAGGGATAATCACACTTTGTCTCTCAGTTGTTCTGTTATTAAGAAATTTagtcactttttaaaattgtaatatgTGGTCCTCAATTCTTTTACCATGCTATAAATTTAGTCATtcaaagtattaaatagttaattttttttaaaacattaaatagtTAATTTAGTCCCTCTAGTTTTTGAAATGAAAGTTGATCCAAGTAATCAATTGAGATCGAGACTAAATTGACTATTTTACACCTTGAAGAACTAGATTTAGaatatacggagtagtaaaATAATTGAGGACTATATTGACTAATAAAGTTAAAACTTGAGGAACTAGTTAAATTGCATAATAGTCAATAATTAAGAGATTAAAAGTGTGACTATCCCTATTTAAAATGAGATACTCCATTTTGCATgtcttgtttactattcattgatcaagccaattctttcttctttgtttattttattttgtatttttaaattatttttaaatgtaattttgtgtttaatagtacttttaatgtagtttttaaatatataaactttacACCTTCTGTCTTATTTTATGTTTCTGGTTCAGTTAACGATGtttaactgaagttattttcaattcaattttttcataatgttaagtttagtattagtatacaaaatttctatatttagaaactataccAAAAGTacaatttaatacaaaaaaaatcaaatttgaaaataagtaaaaaatactaaacaaagaaaaaagagttagttagtttgaccaataaatagtaaatatataagGTGAAAATTGAATTGCAACTTTTGTAATCAAAGAAATTTGGGGGAAAGTTGTAAAATTAATGGAGGAATGAAAAATCTTGTCATCTTCAATGGTGGTGCGAGATTTGTTGAAAAAACTGATAAGTTTTAGGTAAGATATATAGAAAGAGACGTGAAGCTGGAATGTTGGCTTAattgcagattttttttttttatttctttagcTGTTAGGTCAAATATAGATATTGGGCTCTCTAAAATTGAGATCATTTGTTATTGGGCATTATGCACGGACCAAAAATCAGCCCTAAAAAATAATACTACTCAcctctaaaatattttccttcttGACATGACATTGTTTGAttgattattttactttttcttttattaaaagtTAGTGAGAACAGCCAATTTGTGGTACTCAATAAGTatacgcaaattatatggtgaaccatggtccacaatccatgatcatgactgatattgtagttgtgttgaacagatactgcagttgtgttgaaaaaatactgtagttgtattgaaaggaaactgcagttgcgcgggacagaggtcgttcatccgttcaacacaattgcagtatccgttcaacacaactgcagtatcagttcaacacaactgcagtatccattcaacacaactgcagtttcagacggatgaaacggcctctgttccgcgcaactacagttccctttcaacacaaatgcagtatccgttcaacacaactgcagtatcagacATGACccatggtctacaatgcaatgtggaccatggtccacattgtggaccatggtccacagtataacgactgatAAGTATAAGTCATGGAGGGAATTTAAGAGGGAAAGATTAAGGGAAGAAAAGTTTTCCATAATTTTATTTGCGCAACTTACTAATGGTGCTGGATGGTTTGGTTTAATGgtttcttatttcttaatacAGCAATTAATCATTACCCTTGGAATTTAATATACTCCGTACTTGTGGAAGATAAGAAAATGATGGCAAATTGAGAATGTTAGAGTTGTTAATTTAAGTGGGATGGTGCCAAACTGGATGCTTTAACAGTAATTATGCCGGTTAATCATTACACTTATTATTACTTCAATGAAAAAACATTATCATCATTTCTGTCCCTTGTTACCGGGACTCAATTCAGTTCGTTTTTATACTGGCAACACTAACAGGGTTAATATTACATCATAAATCTAGATTTATTAAAGTAACTAGTTTTTTCATACCCAATGTTTGAaacttaataaataaataaaagtatctGAATACAAGAAGCTAAGATAAAAGATGTTCATTACAATTTAcatcaaaataaatgtttacacaTATTTAAAAGCAATAGTCAAAATACTTACTGTAGTAGATGAGAAAATAGGAAATAGATACCACTTTTCTTATGGAATTACACAGTCTTCTTAATGCGCTTTTGGCTAGTTTTGCTATTGGCTTCATCTTGGTTGAAAGTCAACTTCTTTTTTATTGAATGTGCCTCACTTGCAATTGGGATCTTAGTTGCATTATGTAATCTTAATTTTTCAAGCGCTTGgtgatattttgaaataataattttttgttctaCAAGATTCATAGGTACATACTAAGATGATTGAACATAAATGCCCATGTCAAAGTATtgatacaaataataattattattaaaaaaagatcTCTAGTGTTTGATTACAAGATTAAATTTTGACttaatagctaatttagtccTCAATTATAATAACTTTTCTCGTTTTAGTCCTAAACgtctttttatgtttaattaggTCTGGACTTCGATGATTTTACCAAATTGAGTCCTTTGTTAAGATAGTTTGGTAATTTCCCCTATAGTATGTAATACTTAATTTAGTTCtcaactatagtggttttaccaAATTTAGCCATcaactataatgatttttttttttttcaatttagtcattgactatagtagattttctcgatttagtcctcAATTCTAATAGCCGAagactcaattaggtaaaaccattaaagtttAGGACCAAATTAAGTTCAAAAGGATGTTcaggactaaatcgagaaaaaaaaatcattatagttgaggatgaaattgggtattattaaatttttgtagAAGGTTCATACATAATACATGTTGTTCCTTTACCATAACTTGTTCACTAGATAATGAGAATAATTTTTCTACACATTGTCCATGCCACAATATGTCTAATTTCGTCAATAATTTCCACATATATTTTGCAACTACATCATTATCAAGTtcatatttatgaaattagtatGAATCAATAGAGTacatgaattgtattttttttaattaaatttataccAACCTTAGAGTACTTACTATTTTGCCTTATCATCACTACAATGCATGCAGTCAAATTGCttgtcactttgtgcataaacccTTTTTAAACAATGACTACATTTGATATACCAAATATTTTTGTTCTCAAGTTTAAAGTTGGTTTTGCCTTTAACCCAAGGAGAAATTGGTTTATTGATCGATTACTTACATTTTGATCTTCAAGCACGGGGAGTATAAACATTTTTCCCGTGTTCCAACAGAAGAGTCCTTTGGTTTTCATTATGTAGAATCCTCAGTAGATAGTGTAACTTTGTATGTTATTCTATAATATCAGTGTCATAATATACTGATGTTTATTATAGAATAATGGTGTAGTTTGAATTTTATAAAGACTCgatattagaattataataatacattaGCCAATAGGTGAGGTGATAAGTGTTAATAAGTGCTTGGAGTTACGTTTGTCCTTACTGTACTAGAGTTGGGATATTCACAGGAAAGACATAATataattgttaggaataatCATTCATAGATTTTAATGATGCTAACTAATTGTATTAGATATAGTAAACCCCTCAAACTCTCATTATTGTAAAATTGTAATTCTGTCTTGGGATGATCTCACTCGGAAGAAGACTAGTTGGAAGAAGATGATTCGGAAGGAGTGCacttggaaaaagaaaaatcagaagaaagcataTTAGGAAGAAGTAGTCAGATAAGTATATGTGGCTCAACTTATTTAATTAAGTGGATGGGTGTTTAATAATCTATTTGCATACACGACTTGTCAAAATACCAACGAATAATATTTCAATGCAAAAAGAATATATCAATCTTGAGAGGAGTTCATACGAGGAAGGATAAAAAGAGTTTGTTAGTTACTTTTAAGTTGTCTAACACATATAAGCCTATAGTAGAGACAAATTTGTGATAAACAACAATAAACTTTTTGCACTAAAGTGTGCTTATTACACAAATAGGGAAACAGTTTTCACCCTATGGATCATGGCACCACAAATCAAGAATTTGGCAACACAAATTTAGGGATTGTGCAGCTTTTGGATGACTACCACTTGTTGAGCGAAAACatgaaattttgaatttcaaaactAGCCCTCAACTCTCTCCGTCTATAAAAGGAGAACCTCGCTTTGAACAAGATGCTGACTTAATGAATTCTTGAGATTACAAGAGAGAAAAAGCTTTCAAGCTATAATAAGCATTCTAAGCAAAAAGAATCATCCAGATTCTTCAATCCAAACCCAAACTCAACCATCATTTCTCTGAAAGGCATTGGAAGATCAGATCATCTAGGAAGGTGACTTTGGGGTCGACCCTTGGTGTAGATTGATCAAACAGTGAGGACTTTGCAAATTCTTACGGAGTAACCAAACACAACTAAAATATAATTGATCTATCCAAACTAAATGCGGGATAAAATAGAAACAATCGTCTTTGAAATCCTGGAATTCTTGCAAACAAGCATACTGCCTAAGGTTAAAATGTAGGGTAGACCTGGGAAAGTCGTTTGCTGTCACATTTATTTCAAGTCATTATCCGACATATGCTGAACCGTCTCTCTGCTTCACTGCCTCAGCGCTTCCTACTCTGCCTCCTGCTGCTCTTCTTTCTGCTAGAGCGACCCTCGGAATCTGATTCTGAATCTGAGGATGAATCAGAGGACTCAGATGTTGAGCTATACCTCCGGTGTCTTCTTTTCCTCTGCtgcaacttcttcttcttcttcctcctccgcCTCCTCCTCTCTTCCTCTGAGTCAGTTGAAGAATAACTTGTCTCACTCCCCCCAGAAGAAGAATCGGTCCCTGCACCACTATCAGATTCGAAAACAGAAGCCTCACTGTCACTACCAGACTCGGTATCTGATTTGTGCTTTCTCTTACTCTTCTTCactttttcttcattcttcCCATCCTTCTCAATGTCTGGGCTCTCTAAATCATAAGAAATTGATACCTTCATTCTCAGTTTTGGGTTTTTCAGTTGCTGGGTACGAGATGGTCGTGAGATGTAAACCCTCTCATTCTTGCACTCGTATGTCCAGTGACCAGTCTGGAAACACTTTTGACATTGAGAAGCTGAACCAATCGAGGTCATTGAAGTCTTAAGGTCTTTCCGCTCACCCAACCTCACCTGCTTCTCGGTACTCATCAAGTACATCTGCCTCTttgcttcttttctttcttgcCATCGGCTCGGCCCTTCCTCCTTCTGCCCATATGCATTCACATTCCGAGCTGCAGCAGCAGCCGCACGTTCAGCTTGAGCACGACTAAGACCCTTCGCAGCTGATAGCGCTGCTGCTTTAATTCTTTCTGCCGCATCTTGAGCACCATCTTCATTCTTAGAAGACATGTTTCTGCATCCAAAACCAATATTTAATCACcaatgtaataatataattcaaaacaATATCCAAATCACAAGTGAATTTAGTACACAAGATTTCTCAATACAAAGGTACAactaataacaaaattaaaaagtgaCTCCATAGCACCATGGTGAGCATAGAATCATAACAtttaacaaaacaatttaaCCAACATGAAGCTCAgtagatatataaatatgtttCAGGGTTTAGGGGCACAATTTAAGAATATTAATACCAGTGAtagtaaataaaacaattatattCTAGGATAGTATCTAATCCATTGTTATCAACACATTGGCTGCAAGGCATGCAAATGAGAGAGATAGATGCATATAGCATAGTTACTCATAATTAAGCCAATAATACATTTAGGTTTCACTCATCCCTGTAAATCCCCTTTAAATCATGACCACCAAGTCACCAACGAACATCAGCACTCAAATGCTAAAAGAGGACTAGGGCTAATtgttaatatattgtttttagttTACACGGCCGTGTCGAAGGTTGGAAGCCATCACGATGTAGAATCAAATCAATCAAGAAAACCTACCAGATTCGCAGATTCGCAGGGGAGGGCGGGATGCGGAATCTTCGTCGTCGACTACTACTCGCAGATTCGCGGGTGAGGGCGGGAGGCGGCGTCGTAGGCTGCTGCTTGCAGATTCGCGGGGTAGGGCGGGGGGCCTTGGCTTCGTCGTCGGCTGCTGCTGGTCCCAGATTCGCAGGGAGGGCCGGGAGCCTTGGGGTCGtcgtccgctgctgctgctcgTCGCCGGCCTTGGCTTCGTCGTCGGATATTCGGATTCGTGGATTCGGCGTCGGCGAAGTGACGGAGTCtagattttagattttagtAACTTAGGAATTTGAAGTTCGAATTTTAATTGTGAAGGGTTAGCTGACTTAGCTCAATAAATTATGCGGAGTAATAGAAAAAATGAtggttaaattattaaattaaatagatagttcagattgtttagatatatatttgtttttgaaattttttaatttgtttttaattatataattattcgttaaatttttaaagtagtTGTCCATTCTATTGCTCTTATTAACTTAAagaaattagtagttacaacaaaaaataatatatatgcattttttaatttataattcgatttctacaatgtctttattcaaaaaaatattcattatgaaaaaatttaaaaagagatataatttcattagttaaattgtctatattttctgcaatgcaaagattctttactttcaaatttattaattaattatattgactACACTGTTCAATGTTTTCTCTTTACAGTATTTTGTAATCAactatcaaaattatattacaaaataaattaaataatgttatatatttatttaccaagtagtatgataataacatggaaaagttttttttaaaaaatagtttgaagtcaatcatattaactacttagagAGGATTTGTGGACAAAGAAACATTCacataaccaaaaaaaatttatttaaaattcattattaaaaatgtcgtCGATGTAGGGCAACAGAACATTGTGATAATACACTTCatgcattgaaaagatactgagactacaacattgcaATAaccaatctttcaaattcagaaaatgaaggaatttcaaaaatagctaccgttgcagcattcattaatcttatatgtaaaatacttattgtgcattctttaaatatactagtattttcgctcgtgcgttgcacggattggatttgttataatattttaagaatatttggatcgatatacaattatataaattataacatttaatattatatagtgcaattgatgaaattggttggatcgattctcttttttgatatttttcttgcttgaattagagcaaataattgtccaattactcaATGCGGTGcacgaataaattttttattatatatttagataataaaaataaagatgaaattataaaaaaaattctaatatataaatgtaacctatacatttattttattataagattagtgcaaaagtattactcagttaattgaataatatatgacttgtttgtcaacaattatcttaaaaagatcgatatgtaatatgacttatttaattatattattactaaaataaatatgagaaaatgagaaataatttaattatatttattataaaaataaattcaacaatcaatgtttagcttaattaccataatggcaagaccttatggtctaatAGCACTtggttgcactctcatatggaaggagaagggggtgggtttgaatttcagtggaggcaatgttgactttttgtgattcaataggttgagaaagtaattatgaacagatattacactaatatacgtgcaattatacttttataccttaagtatattcaattcattttcaccatatcgcatttagtttttttcttcctccatatttaaatgattaattttaattattataaaaaatctaacgagccatgtttagttaattttttttaatgttttaaataattttcagtcaattagtagtATCCTTTCTCTTtgtcaatttgcctaatttatgtttccttttctattaggatctttttatattttcaatcaattagtaaaatcagttttcttttccattttatctttactattactattgtttggcagaaatttcacaaaggatgattttatttttattgatagtagtatagatatagaagtatagataattagttgaattattattattggtgtaaataataattaataaattatttttttttcttataaaattatgcagattttgttttcattattctcacaactataatggtttaattattatgagaatttAGCAAATAAAATCTTGTTACCATTTAAacgttattaatttttttattaattaattaataactagCAGCGTATGCTCTCCTTGGGATCCAATGCTAGTATTGTTTCTTCAGTCTCTATTAATGCATGGGAACCTCCTCCGCATGGAATGTTGAAATGCAATATTGACGCAGAGATTATGGATGGTCACGTTGGGGCTGGTGCGGTTCTTCGTGACCATAGTGGGAGATTTATGGCAGCTTTTGTGACTCGTTTACTTTGTGCTCCGGATCCCTATCTTGCTGAAACCATGGTTGTTAAAGAAGCGTTGTCTTGGCTCAAGAGGCGTGGTGCGAATCATATTATCATCGAGACAGATTGCTTGAATTTTTGCTCATCTTTTAATTCTTCGTTTAACGACTTTTCTTATGCTGGTCTACTTATTAAGCAATGCCATTCGATTGCTAGAGACATTGAGGACGTTGTTGTCCGCCATGTCAAAAGGTCAGTTAATCATGTAGCTCATGTGCTTACACGGGCAACTGGTTCTACTCCTGTCCTTGGTGTCTGGGACTTTGTCCCTCCAGATTGTATTTCGAATATGATTTAATGAagtttctttttttcaaaaaaaaaaaatttatactattaataaaaacaaaatcttcaattttaacttcccacccaaaacactCCAATAgtattaaggtttgcataatattgtaaaatattgtaatacaattcatattcgtactacaattgtacattaaaatatggtaatacaattgctgataaaatatatttttccctactttactatttgtaataaaattctagattaaaatttcTAATCGTATtaatacattacatatatttcttgcaacgtaatatatattataaataaaaacaaaatcctcaattttaactttctgccgaaaacactcatatacaattaaggtttgcgtaatattgtaaaatacggtaataaaattcctattcgtactacaattgtatattaaaatatggtaatacaattgctaataaaatatattctttcctatttTACTactcgtaatacaattctatattaaaattactaatcgtaataatacagtacgtacatatatttcctacaacataatatatactattaataaaaacaaaatcgtcaattttaacttcatgcccaaaacactcctatacaaTTTTGATTtgcatagtaataataataataataataataataataataaggatcaGGAATCCAAGCAGCCATACTATTcataaaaattactaattaatgtaatggatatgaatataatgaaattgtaaaaaaaaaaagttNNNNNNNNNNNNNNNNNNNNNNNNNNNNNNNNNNNNNNNNNNNNNNNNNNNNNNNNNNNNNNNNNNNNNNNNNNNNNNNNNNNNNNNNNNNNNNNNNNNNNNNNNNNNNNNNNNNNNNNNNNNNNNNNaaaaaaaagggggggggggggggggggggagaatcggtaattcataattttgaataaaatacaggctattatttgactattaaaattgcaTTATAAATACTCTCAAAAGCAAAGAAcaattatactattgaatattttatattcttttatgCCATTTCTCAAGACAAGGAAAAGTTTTTTAAGGCTCTGgttgatgcgttgttatttgtctaAAGAATATCAatgctctacggtcaaccaacaaaaACTCAAGTGCTTACTTAATTACTCCCAGGTAAATTTTTCcctaatatagttatatttaCTGTATGTCAAAGAGTAAatactcaaaatggtcccttggctatagcataattcacactattgattgaatccaattaaatcctcaactattcaatttttacctaatttagtcctccgtcaatTTCTCCATCTAAAGTCTGTTAACTCTAAGGTCATATGCGTAATTTCATCAAACCTTAAAACTAAGACCAGATACGTCATCATTTAATTGTTTGTCTCCCTTTTCATCCTTGACTTCATCGCTGTCAGAGAGAACCATGGTGGACTGGTCGGCTAGGCAACCATCGTCGCCGGAGAGAATTGTGGTTATCAAAGACAAAGCTCAGACCGGCGCCAATATTTCCAAATCCCAAAATGTGATCCTCGACGTCGAGAAAAACAACCGGTTTTACTCCCACGCAAGTCCCTGACCAGGTTCACGGTCTAGTCTGTGATTAAATCCACCGTCACGGCGCCCTCCCGTCCTTTATCCACTAACCCTACGAGCGGCGTGTACCTATTGCTCACCTCCGACGACGTATACGTCCAGGATTTCTGCAACAACGTTTGCGGCTTCCATTACTTCACCTTCCAGTCCATCGTCAGCTACACGTTGTCGTACGCCTGGGTCAAATACTCTGCCAAATTATGCCCGGGAATCTACGCGTACCGTTCGCCATACCCAAAATCCCCTAACGAAAACGTCTGGGGTAGACAGGATGATAAGCGTCATCGCTCACGAGATTGCGGAGCTCTCGATGAACCCGCTGGTAAACGCGTGGAACGCCGGCCAGGACCCAAGCTTCCTCGTCGAAATCTCCGATCTTTGCGAGGCAATTTACAGCACCGGCGGCGGGGGTCATACACTGGCTAGATGTTGAACGGCACAGATGGTGCCACGTATAACATAAACGGGTCAGATGGAGGTTATTGATGTAGTGGGAGGGTGGGAGGTGAGGTAGGAGAGGAAGGAGGCAGTGGTGAAGAAGAGAAGAGGGGCGGCGAAGGTGGAGGTCAGGAAAGAGATGGACGGATGTCGCAAAGGTGGAGTGGGAGGGCAGTGAGGTGGTGGGTGACTTTGGAGGTTCAGAGGGTGAAATTACGCATATGACCTTAGAGTTAACAGGCTTTAGACGGAGGAattgacggaggactaaattaggtaaaaattgaatagttgaggatttaattggattcaatcaatagtcgaggattaatttgtgaattatgctatagtcgagggaccattttaggtaTTTACTCAAtgtcaaaatataagtgtacttCAAGATATATCGCATGGGTAAAATATttctaatatattataacaaatcaattacGTGCATTGCAcgagtgaaaatactagttacaTTAAAAGAAACTTGACTAACAAAGCCATGATGGTTGCATAACATACATAGAACTGTTGTTCCGTGTGATGAGGAAGATGATATAATACTCATAGATACGGAAATGAGTTAAAAGCCAATAATATAGTTCTTAACTATCCAATAATATAGTTCTtaactatagtggttttactcaatttagttctaagtgacttttttgtgctcaatttagtcctcgattttgatggttttatataatatagtcctttgttaaaaattctgttagttggCTGTTAGAAATAGGATCTTAATGATAATTTATCATCTTGTTAGTTGGCTATTAGTCGGCGAGTAGTTCTTATTTGAACGCGAGTAGTTCTTAATGATAATTCTGTTAGTTGGCTATTAGTCCGCGAGTAGTTCTTATTTGAATGCgatcaaatatatattctttgtattacatttgagtGATTATATATAATTGGCTAAAGTGCCATCTAGCACCAtaaactatatccaattattcatgccgcaccctgaactttcatatagtatctatcgagccacaaaccaaaaaaaaaaaattcatctagaacttttagcaggtttccaggtcttcctgctgacatggcgcaggtttccgatttttatttttgttttttctttgtttttttgtcaatttttatttttattttttaacttttaatatgtaaatgcttacatggacaacataaggtta
Coding sequences within it:
- the LOC116000215 gene encoding zinc finger CCHC domain-containing protein 10-like, translating into MSSKNEDGAQDAAERIKAAALSAAKGLSRAQAERAAAAAARNVNAYGQKEEGPSRWQERKEAKRQMYLMSTEKQVRLGERKDLKTSMTSIGSASQCQKCFQTGHWTYECKNERVYISRPSRTQQLKNPKLRMKVSISYDLESPDIEKDGKNEEKVKKSKRKHKSDTESGSDSEASVFESDSGAGTDSSSGGSETSYSSTDSEEERRRRRRKKKKKLQQRKRRHRRYSSTSESSDSSSDSESDSEGRSSRKKSSRRQSRKR